In Pseudomonas sp. GCEP-101, one DNA window encodes the following:
- a CDS encoding cytochrome c1, whose amino-acid sequence MKKQFAAFVLALLPVFGFAAEGHGPALDRVDIDLTDKAAMQDGARTFANYCMGCHSAKFQRYERVGRDLGIPEELMMSHLVFTGAKIGDHMDIGMKPADAKVWFGAAPPDLTLVARVRGTDWLYTYLRSFYEDPKRPWGVNNKVFPNVGMPNVLVSLQGRQVIGCKQVQVVEDGKKQYDPLTGTPLTHEACDQLTIVPKSGQLTEAQFDEKVKNLVTFLAYSADPNKLDSHRIGTYVLLFLAFFFVFAYLLKREYWKDVH is encoded by the coding sequence ATGAAAAAGCAATTCGCTGCATTTGTTCTGGCTCTGCTGCCTGTCTTCGGCTTCGCCGCCGAAGGCCATGGCCCGGCCCTGGATCGCGTCGATATCGACCTGACCGACAAGGCTGCCATGCAGGATGGCGCGCGTACCTTCGCCAACTACTGCATGGGCTGCCACAGCGCCAAGTTCCAGCGTTATGAGCGTGTCGGCCGTGATCTGGGTATCCCGGAAGAGCTGATGATGAGCCACCTGGTGTTCACCGGCGCGAAGATCGGTGATCACATGGACATCGGCATGAAGCCGGCTGACGCCAAGGTATGGTTCGGCGCTGCGCCGCCGGACCTGACCCTGGTCGCTCGCGTTCGTGGTACCGACTGGCTGTACACCTACCTGCGTTCGTTCTACGAAGATCCCAAGCGTCCGTGGGGCGTGAACAACAAGGTCTTCCCGAACGTCGGCATGCCGAACGTGCTGGTCAGCCTGCAGGGCCGCCAGGTCATCGGTTGCAAGCAGGTTCAGGTCGTCGAGGATGGCAAGAAGCAGTACGATCCCCTGACCGGTACTCCGCTGACCCACGAGGCCTGCGATCAGCTGACCATCGTGCCGAAGTCCGGCCAACTGACCGAAGCCCAGTTCGACGAGAAGGTGAAGAACCTGGTGACCTTCCTGGCTTATTCGGCTGACCCGAACAAGCTGGATTCTCACCGCATCGGCACCTACGTCCTGCTGTTCCTGGCCTTCTTCTTCGTGTTCGCCTATCTGCTCAAGCGCGAATACTGGAAGGACGTGCACTAA
- a CDS encoding glutathione S-transferase N-terminal domain-containing protein, which translates to MAAINKLTCFSDPACHYSHRVRLVLAEKSVVADIIDVPAGNIPAKLAEVNPYGSLPTLVDRDLALYESTVVMEYLDERYPHPPLLPVYPVARANSRLLMHRIQRDWCSLVDRILDTRRKDAERALARKELRESLTGVSPLFADKAFFLSDELSLVDCCLLPILWRLPILGIELPRPAKPLLDYMERQFSRETFRASLSSIERDMR; encoded by the coding sequence ATGGCCGCAATCAACAAGCTCACCTGCTTCTCCGACCCTGCCTGCCATTACAGCCACCGCGTGCGCCTGGTGCTGGCGGAGAAGAGCGTCGTCGCCGATATCATCGACGTCCCCGCCGGCAACATCCCGGCCAAGCTCGCCGAAGTGAACCCCTATGGCAGTCTGCCGACGCTGGTCGATCGCGATCTCGCGCTCTACGAGTCGACAGTGGTCATGGAGTACCTCGATGAGCGTTATCCACATCCGCCGTTGCTTCCGGTCTATCCGGTGGCTCGCGCCAACAGCCGCTTGCTGATGCACCGCATCCAGCGCGACTGGTGCAGCCTGGTGGATCGCATCCTCGATACCCGCCGCAAGGACGCCGAACGAGCCTTGGCGCGCAAGGAGTTGCGTGAGAGCCTGACAGGTGTGTCGCCGCTGTTCGCCGACAAGGCGTTTTTTCTCAGTGACGAGTTGAGCCTGGTGGATTGCTGCCTGCTGCCGATCCTCTGGCGTCTGCCGATTCTGGGTATCGAGCTTCCGAGGCCGGCGAAGCCGCTACTGGATTACATGGAGCGACAGTTCTCGCGAGAAACTTTCCGTGCGAGCCTGTCCTCTATCGAACGTGATATGCGCTAA
- a CDS encoding ClpXP protease specificity-enhancing factor, which produces MNSSRPYLVRALYEWIVDNGCTPHILVNSEYPGVRVPPGYASDGQIVLNVSPTAVRHLQMDNEAVSFEGRFGGVAQSLYIPSQAVMAIYARENGQGMVFDLEPPVPTDDEDLPDDGPSDEPPRPSGRPSLKVVK; this is translated from the coding sequence ATGAACTCCAGTCGTCCCTACCTCGTGCGAGCCCTCTATGAGTGGATCGTCGACAACGGCTGCACGCCGCATATCCTGGTGAACTCCGAGTACCCGGGCGTGCGGGTGCCGCCGGGCTACGCCAGTGACGGCCAGATCGTGCTCAACGTCTCGCCGACCGCGGTGCGTCATCTGCAGATGGACAACGAGGCGGTGAGCTTCGAAGGTCGCTTCGGCGGCGTCGCCCAGAGCCTGTACATCCCGTCCCAGGCGGTGATGGCCATCTACGCGCGGGAGAACGGCCAGGGCATGGTCTTCGACCTGGAGCCGCCGGTGCCGACCGACGACGAGGATCTGCCCGATGACGGCCCCTCCGACGAGCCGCCGCGCCCCAGTGGCCGGCCCAGCTTGAAAGTGGTGAAGTAA
- a CDS encoding BON domain-containing protein has protein sequence MTRTPLIAAALAVTMALGGCTSFVSATRDKPIDDDKGTRTLGSKIDDSLIETKVAVNVAKADPDLDRNSHIVVISYNGVVLLAGQTPRADLKNKAEQAAKEVQKVKTVHNELQILQPSSLAARSNDTWLTTKIKSQMLADANVPSTRIKVLTENGIVYMLGLVTRKEGDLATQVVQGVDGVQKIVRLFEYID, from the coding sequence ATGACCCGTACCCCTCTGATCGCAGCCGCTCTGGCCGTGACCATGGCACTGGGTGGCTGCACCAGTTTCGTCAGCGCCACCCGCGACAAGCCGATCGACGATGACAAGGGCACCCGCACCCTTGGCAGCAAGATCGACGATTCGCTGATCGAAACCAAAGTGGCCGTGAACGTCGCCAAGGCCGATCCGGACCTCGACCGCAATTCCCACATCGTGGTGATCAGCTACAACGGCGTGGTGCTGCTGGCAGGCCAGACGCCGCGCGCCGACCTGAAGAACAAGGCCGAACAGGCCGCCAAGGAAGTGCAGAAGGTCAAGACCGTGCACAACGAGTTGCAGATCCTGCAGCCCTCCTCCCTGGCTGCCCGTAGCAACGACACCTGGCTGACCACCAAGATCAAGAGCCAGATGCTCGCCGATGCGAACGTGCCCTCGACCCGCATCAAGGTCCTGACCGAGAACGGCATCGTCTACATGCTGGGCCTGGTGACCCGCAAGGAAGGCGACCTGGCCACCCAGGTGGTCCAGGGCGTGGACGGCGTGCAGAAGATCGTCCGCCTGTTCGAGTACATCGACTGA